A stretch of the Modestobacter marinus genome encodes the following:
- a CDS encoding CDGSH iron-sulfur domain-containing protein, which translates to MPTDESPVPVSDDPADVTDARVREEPPADEPTATITPYRDGPLIVRGDFRLVDTDGQEIDPGRRTVALCRCGKSGIKPFCDGTHKRAGFHSGSAPSRPRPAARLFQEAGRESDDGHRPPA; encoded by the coding sequence GTGCCCACCGATGAGAGCCCGGTCCCCGTGTCCGACGACCCCGCCGACGTGACCGACGCCCGGGTGCGCGAGGAGCCCCCGGCCGACGAGCCGACGGCGACCATCACGCCCTATCGGGACGGCCCGCTGATCGTCCGCGGCGACTTCCGGCTGGTCGACACCGACGGCCAGGAGATCGACCCGGGCCGCCGGACGGTCGCGCTGTGCCGGTGCGGGAAGTCGGGGATCAAGCCCTTCTGCGACGGCACCCACAAGCGCGCCGGCTTCCACTCCGGCAGTGCGCCGTCCCGCCCCCGGCCGGCTGCCCGGCTGTTCCAGGAGGCCGGCCGCGAGTCCGACGACGGGCACCGGCCCCCGGCCTGA
- a CDS encoding iron-containing redox enzyme family protein, translating to MRLPKPRGPVSAALSADLLAGSTLSTRTLAAAEGLAASATEPLTDDDLQLTLAICYELHYRGFDGVDDAWEWDPELLRLRALLEQRHLAALRELVTPVEVTDEPVDQQLTAVIAADDGPSLSRYLAKHGTREQWREYLTLRSVYHLKEGDPHTWAIPRISGRAKAAMVEIQADEYGGGSAERMHSQLFAGMMADLGLDTGYGALWDDAPAVAFTSVNTMSLFGLHRRFRGACLGHLTAVEMTSSEPSRRYSSGLRRLGFGEGTSVFYDEHVEADAVHEQIASVDMCGSLVAEDPSLAADVLFGAQCSLALDGLTAEHLLGAWEAGRSGLRRDEPVAA from the coding sequence ATGCGCCTACCCAAGCCCCGGGGCCCCGTCAGCGCCGCGCTGAGCGCGGACCTCCTCGCCGGGTCGACCCTGAGCACCCGCACGCTCGCCGCCGCCGAGGGGCTGGCGGCGTCGGCGACCGAGCCGCTGACCGACGACGACCTCCAGCTGACCCTCGCCATCTGCTACGAGCTGCACTACCGCGGCTTCGACGGGGTGGACGACGCCTGGGAGTGGGACCCGGAGCTGCTGCGGCTGCGTGCCCTGCTCGAGCAGCGGCACCTCGCGGCGCTGCGGGAGCTGGTCACCCCGGTCGAGGTCACCGACGAGCCGGTCGACCAGCAGCTCACCGCGGTGATCGCCGCCGACGACGGGCCGTCGCTGTCGAGGTACCTGGCCAAGCACGGCACCCGCGAGCAGTGGCGGGAGTACCTCACGCTGCGGTCGGTCTACCACCTCAAGGAGGGCGACCCGCACACCTGGGCCATCCCGCGGATCAGCGGTCGGGCCAAGGCGGCGATGGTGGAGATCCAGGCCGACGAGTACGGCGGCGGGTCGGCCGAGCGCATGCACAGCCAGCTGTTCGCCGGGATGATGGCCGACCTCGGCCTGGACACCGGCTACGGCGCGCTCTGGGACGACGCGCCCGCGGTGGCGTTCACCTCGGTCAACACCATGTCGCTGTTCGGGCTGCACCGCCGGTTCCGCGGGGCGTGCCTGGGCCACCTGACCGCAGTGGAGATGACCTCCTCGGAGCCCAGCCGCCGGTACTCCTCCGGGCTGCGGCGCCTCGGGTTCGGCGAGGGGACCAGCGTCTTCTACGACGAGCACGTGGAGGCCGACGCGGTGCACGAGCAGATCGCGTCGGTCGACATGTGCGGCTCGCTGGTCGCCGAGGACCCGTCGCTGGCCGCCGACGTCCTGTTCGGCGCCCAGTGCTCGCTGGCCCTGGACGGTCTGACCGCCGAGCACCTGCTCGGCGCGTGGGAGGCCGGCCGCTCGGGCCTCCGCCGGGACGAGCCGGTCGCCGCCTGA
- a CDS encoding bifunctional [glutamine synthetase] adenylyltransferase/[glutamine synthetase]-adenylyl-L-tyrosine phosphorylase, translating into MAAPQLDDEVPRRAVVRLVRFGFDDGARVARLLASPALGLWDLERNEPADPEAAPVVSALARAGDPDLAVRSLARLVEALDAADPGGELAAALLARLRGSATVRSRLLAVLGASAGLADHLAAHPTDWVVLDTEDRTARPAPHELEQQLLFAVGADPHDPPWGVRLGTAAPDADPARVRDLRHAYLRAVLSLAGRDLGDGLPADEVAAELSDIAGAVLTAGLALALAEQPADATPCRLAVIALGKCGGRELNYVSDVDVVFVAEPVEGEDDAAAAASAARVAGALMRVCGQAAWEVDAALRPEGKAGALVRTVAGHRAYYDQWASTWEFQALLKMRPVAGDPGLGREYVDEIWPLVWKAGDRPGFVAEIQAMRRRVEQNIPAAQAERQLKLGRGGLRDVEFSVQLLQLVHGRADVSLRAGGTIPALTVLGAGGYIGREDAATLIASYRFLRTVEHRLQLLRLRRTHLLPVAGDQLRWLARSLGYKPDDRGDSVAVLQAELALHNRVVRRLHEKLFYRPLLSSVARVPGEQLQLGPKAAGEWLRALGFADPDGALRHLTALTGGLSRSASMQRYLLPVLLQTFASCADPDAGLLAYRKVSEALGNDQWFLRLLRDEGQAAERLAVLLGSSQYVAGLLTRTPEAMRILADDAQLEPRSAEALTSAWRQAVARADNPSAGVQVLRSLRRQELLRIACADLLGRLDVFRVGQALYDVAVATLRAGLDAAVRSWAAETGLAVDDVPVDVAVIGMGRLGGAEMGYGSDADVLFVHRVRPGGDEGRATSAATAIAHALRRLLSEPAPDPAFEVDANLRPEGRQGAMSRSLSAFAEYYERWVSTWEVQALLRAEPVAGDEALGREFVALVDPLRYPAEGLSAEQVAEIRRVKARVDSERLPRGADPATHTKLGRGGLADVEWTAQLLQLQHAAAHPGLRVTGTVPALAALAEAGLLEPEQRDALRAAWELASRARNAVFLVRGRPGDQLPRQGLELSGVARACGYGPETDAGQFLDEYRRVTRHARTVVEHVFYGRTDEG; encoded by the coding sequence GTGGCGGCTCCGCAGCTCGACGACGAGGTGCCCCGCCGGGCCGTCGTCCGGCTGGTGCGCTTCGGGTTCGACGACGGCGCCCGGGTGGCCCGGCTGCTGGCCTCCCCGGCGCTGGGCCTGTGGGACCTGGAGCGCAACGAGCCGGCCGACCCCGAGGCCGCCCCGGTGGTCTCCGCGCTGGCCCGCGCCGGCGACCCGGACCTCGCCGTCCGCTCACTGGCCCGGTTGGTCGAGGCCCTGGACGCCGCCGACCCCGGCGGCGAGCTCGCCGCCGCACTGCTGGCCCGGCTGCGCGGCTCGGCGACGGTGCGGTCCCGGCTGCTGGCCGTGCTGGGGGCCTCGGCGGGCCTGGCCGACCACCTGGCCGCGCACCCCACCGACTGGGTGGTGCTCGACACCGAGGACCGCACCGCCCGCCCCGCCCCGCACGAGCTCGAGCAGCAGCTGCTGTTCGCCGTCGGGGCCGACCCGCACGACCCGCCGTGGGGCGTGCGGCTGGGCACCGCGGCACCCGACGCCGACCCCGCCCGGGTCCGCGACCTCCGGCACGCCTACCTGCGCGCCGTCCTCTCGCTGGCCGGCCGCGACCTGGGCGACGGGCTGCCCGCCGACGAGGTGGCCGCCGAGCTGTCCGACATCGCCGGTGCCGTGCTCACCGCCGGCCTCGCCCTGGCCCTCGCCGAGCAGCCGGCCGACGCCACGCCCTGCCGGCTGGCCGTCATCGCGCTGGGCAAGTGCGGGGGCAGGGAGCTGAACTACGTCAGCGACGTCGACGTGGTCTTCGTCGCCGAGCCCGTCGAGGGGGAGGACGACGCCGCGGCCGCAGCCAGCGCCGCCCGGGTCGCCGGTGCGCTGATGCGGGTCTGCGGGCAGGCCGCCTGGGAGGTGGACGCGGCGCTGCGCCCGGAGGGCAAGGCCGGTGCGCTGGTGCGCACCGTGGCCGGGCACCGCGCGTACTACGACCAGTGGGCCAGCACGTGGGAGTTCCAGGCGCTGCTGAAGATGCGGCCGGTCGCCGGTGACCCCGGGCTGGGCCGGGAGTACGTGGACGAGATCTGGCCGCTGGTCTGGAAGGCCGGTGACCGGCCCGGGTTCGTCGCCGAGATCCAGGCGATGCGCCGCCGGGTGGAGCAGAACATCCCGGCCGCCCAGGCCGAGCGGCAGCTCAAGCTCGGCCGCGGTGGCCTCCGGGACGTCGAGTTCAGCGTCCAGCTGCTGCAGCTGGTGCACGGCAGGGCCGACGTGTCGCTGCGCGCCGGCGGCACGATCCCGGCGCTGACCGTCCTGGGCGCCGGCGGGTACATCGGCCGCGAGGACGCCGCCACGCTCATCGCCTCCTACCGCTTCCTGCGCACCGTGGAGCACCGGCTGCAGCTGCTGCGGCTGCGGCGCACCCACCTGCTGCCGGTGGCCGGTGACCAGCTGCGCTGGCTGGCCCGCTCGCTGGGCTACAAGCCCGACGACCGCGGTGACTCGGTCGCCGTCCTGCAGGCGGAGCTGGCACTGCACAACCGGGTGGTGCGCCGGCTGCACGAGAAGCTCTTCTACCGGCCGCTGCTGTCCTCGGTCGCCCGGGTGCCCGGCGAGCAGCTGCAGCTGGGCCCGAAGGCGGCGGGGGAGTGGCTGCGGGCGCTGGGCTTCGCCGACCCCGACGGCGCGCTGCGGCACCTCACCGCGCTCACCGGTGGGCTGAGCCGGTCGGCGTCGATGCAGCGCTACCTGCTGCCGGTGCTGCTGCAGACCTTCGCGTCCTGCGCCGACCCCGACGCCGGCCTGCTGGCCTACCGCAAGGTCAGCGAGGCGCTGGGCAACGACCAGTGGTTCCTGCGGCTGCTGCGGGACGAGGGCCAGGCCGCCGAGCGGCTGGCCGTGCTGCTCGGGTCGAGCCAGTACGTCGCCGGCCTGCTGACCCGCACGCCGGAGGCGATGCGGATCCTGGCCGACGACGCGCAGCTGGAGCCGCGCAGCGCCGAGGCGCTCACCTCGGCGTGGCGGCAGGCGGTGGCCCGGGCCGACAACCCGAGCGCCGGTGTCCAGGTGCTGCGGTCGCTGCGCCGCCAGGAGCTGCTGCGGATCGCCTGCGCCGACCTGCTCGGCCGGCTCGACGTGTTCCGGGTCGGCCAGGCCCTCTACGACGTCGCGGTGGCCACGCTGCGCGCCGGTCTGGACGCCGCCGTGCGCAGCTGGGCCGCCGAGACCGGGCTGGCGGTGGACGACGTCCCGGTCGACGTGGCGGTCATCGGGATGGGCCGGCTGGGCGGCGCGGAGATGGGCTACGGCTCGGACGCCGACGTCCTGTTCGTGCACCGCGTCCGCCCGGGCGGGGACGAGGGGCGGGCCACCTCGGCCGCCACCGCCATCGCGCACGCGCTGCGCCGGCTGCTGAGCGAACCCGCGCCCGACCCGGCCTTCGAGGTGGACGCCAACCTGCGCCCCGAGGGCCGGCAGGGCGCGATGTCGCGGAGCCTGAGCGCCTTCGCCGAGTACTACGAGCGCTGGGTGTCCACCTGGGAGGTGCAGGCCCTGCTGCGTGCCGAGCCGGTGGCCGGCGACGAGGCGCTGGGCCGGGAGTTCGTCGCCCTCGTCGACCCGCTCCGGTACCCGGCCGAGGGGCTGTCGGCCGAGCAGGTGGCCGAGATCCGCCGGGTCAAGGCCCGGGTGGACAGCGAGCGGCTGCCCCGGGGCGCCGACCCGGCCACGCACACCAAGCTGGGCCGGGGCGGGCTGGCCGACGTGGAGTGGACCGCGCAGCTGCTGCAGCTCCAGCACGCCGCGGCGCACCCGGGGCTGCGGGTCACCGGCACGGTGCCGGCCCTGGCCGCGCTGGCGGAGGCGGGCCTGCTGGAACCCGAGCAGCGGGACGCGCTGCGGGCGGCGTGGGAGCTGGCCAGCCGGGCGCGCAACGCCGTCTTCCTGGTCCGGGGCCGGCCGGGTGACCAGCTGCCCCGGCAGGGGCTGGAGCTGAGCGGGGTGGCCCGGGCCTGCGGGTACGGGCCGGAGACCGACGCCGGGCAGTTCCTGGACGAGTACCGGCGGGTCACCCGGCACGCGCGCACGGTCGTGGAGCACGTCTTCTACGGCCGGACCGACGAGGGCTGA